A genomic stretch from Corynebacterium kutscheri includes:
- a CDS encoding DUF3043 domain-containing protein, translating to MNTSEQNNSHNNHTGQGKAYTPKKGKATPKRKEAHNSIGSFESRFAPAESYSEARKRRKELKASMSAEEWKEYKNKEKEARRQRQRQTQAAMDRGEEQYLLPRDKGVERRFVRDLVDSKRYLNNWVMPFAIVLLILLLIGQANTAFGNIVSLIAMVVMLVFFLEAIILGRACSKAVREKFPTTTERGFSIGFYAYGRATQPRRWRTPKPRVEIGDKVA from the coding sequence GTGAATACATCTGAGCAGAACAACTCCCACAATAACCACACGGGACAGGGTAAGGCTTATACCCCTAAGAAGGGAAAAGCTACACCTAAACGCAAAGAGGCACATAACTCGATCGGTTCTTTTGAGTCTCGTTTCGCTCCTGCTGAGTCTTATAGTGAAGCTCGTAAGCGCCGTAAAGAGCTTAAGGCTTCTATGTCTGCTGAGGAATGGAAAGAATATAAGAATAAGGAAAAGGAAGCTCGCCGCCAACGCCAACGCCAAACCCAGGCGGCCATGGATCGCGGGGAAGAACAATACCTGCTTCCTCGTGATAAGGGTGTCGAACGTCGTTTTGTCCGCGATTTAGTTGACTCCAAGCGTTATCTCAATAACTGGGTTATGCCCTTTGCCATCGTGCTCTTGATTCTTCTGCTTATCGGTCAAGCCAATACCGCATTCGGCAACATTGTTTCCCTCATCGCCATGGTGGTTATGCTTGTGTTCTTCCTCGAAGCCATCATACTTGGGCGTGCTTGCAGTAAAGCTGTGCGAGAGAAATTCCCAACAACCACCGAACGAGGATTTAGTATCGGTTTCTATGCCTATGGTCGCGCTACGCAGCCTCGTCGATGGCGTACCCCCAAACCTCGGGTAGAAATCGGAGACAAGGTCGCATAA
- the cobU gene encoding bifunctional adenosylcobinamide kinase/adenosylcobinamide-phosphate guanylyltransferase — protein sequence MRSLILGGARSGKSAFAESLIRSQPCLYVATARKFSGDTDFERRISLHRQRRPDHWLLDESHELVDILNDNSLPEYVLVDDLGTWLTHIIDRRNGWDSSHSVVKDDIAALCEAITHFPHDKNLIVVTPEVGMGIIPEHRSGRRFRDEIGRLNEQIADICDSVFFVVAGQALQLKGS from the coding sequence ATGCGCAGCCTTATCCTTGGCGGAGCTCGATCTGGTAAATCAGCTTTTGCGGAATCACTCATTAGATCGCAACCGTGTTTATATGTTGCTACCGCCAGGAAATTCTCTGGTGATACAGATTTTGAGCGTCGCATCAGTCTTCATCGTCAGCGCCGACCAGACCATTGGTTACTCGATGAGTCACACGAACTCGTTGATATTCTTAACGATAATTCACTACCGGAGTATGTACTTGTCGACGACCTTGGAACCTGGCTTACTCACATTATTGACCGTCGCAATGGTTGGGATAGCTCACACTCGGTAGTAAAAGACGACATTGCAGCTCTCTGCGAGGCTATTACTCATTTCCCTCATGATAAAAATCTCATTGTGGTCACACCAGAAGTTGGTATGGGCATTATTCCTGAGCATCGTTCTGGTCGGCGCTTTCGTGATGAAATCGGTCGTCTTAATGAGCAAATAGCCGATATTTGTGATTCGGTCTTCTTTGTCGTAGCAGGACAAGCGCTACAGTTAAAGGGTTCCTAG
- the cobT gene encoding nicotinate-nucleotide--dimethylbenzimidazole phosphoribosyltransferase, with protein sequence MQPSDFFPKVAAPNAEAAKQAEIFQRRLTKPEGSLARLEELGIWLSACQNQVPPAHIKRPRLVVFAGDHGIATKNVSASPQEVSIQMTKNIAAGGAGVNVIAHQSGTGVRVVDISLDHDIDSKYRVSRSCGSIDVEDAMTESQLERAITIGKCIADEEIDSGADLLMAGDLGIGNTTPAAVVIGLLTGNEPVVITGRGSGVNDAGWCRKVAAVRDAMFRARKDKNDVLTLMRKVTSPELAAMAAFLAQAALRRTPVILDGVPVTSTAMLADKLAPGARKWFCAGHQSAETAHSYALSYLGLKPLLSLGMRLGEGSGAAAAVPLVHMATAIMNDMQTFESAGVSDYDSFFVEEKPSIR encoded by the coding sequence ATGCAGCCATCTGACTTTTTTCCCAAAGTTGCTGCCCCTAACGCAGAAGCAGCTAAGCAAGCAGAAATTTTTCAACGACGCTTAACAAAACCAGAAGGCTCGCTTGCTCGTTTGGAGGAACTTGGAATTTGGCTTAGCGCCTGCCAAAATCAGGTTCCACCAGCTCATATTAAACGTCCTCGTTTGGTTGTTTTTGCCGGCGATCACGGAATTGCCACCAAAAATGTCTCTGCTTCACCACAAGAAGTATCTATTCAGATGACTAAAAATATCGCTGCCGGTGGTGCTGGGGTCAATGTTATTGCCCATCAATCTGGTACGGGTGTGCGGGTAGTCGATATATCGCTTGACCACGACATCGATAGTAAATATCGAGTTTCCCGTAGCTGTGGATCAATTGATGTCGAAGATGCTATGACCGAAAGCCAATTAGAACGGGCAATCACTATTGGCAAATGTATCGCCGATGAAGAAATCGATTCTGGCGCAGATTTATTAATGGCAGGTGATCTCGGAATCGGTAATACAACCCCAGCAGCAGTAGTAATTGGTTTGCTTACCGGAAATGAACCGGTAGTTATTACTGGTCGTGGCTCTGGTGTTAATGATGCTGGCTGGTGTCGAAAAGTCGCTGCGGTACGCGATGCAATGTTTCGGGCACGCAAAGATAAAAACGATGTTCTCACTCTTATGCGCAAGGTTACGTCACCAGAATTAGCCGCCATGGCAGCCTTTTTAGCGCAAGCCGCCCTACGGCGTACCCCGGTGATTCTTGATGGAGTACCCGTTACCTCTACTGCAATGCTTGCCGATAAACTTGCCCCCGGTGCACGAAAGTGGTTCTGTGCTGGTCATCAATCAGCAGAGACCGCACACAGCTATGCATTAAGCTACCTGGGTCTTAAACCACTGCTTTCGTTAGGAATGCGCCTTGGTGAAGGCTCTGGGGCAGCTGCAGCAGTACCACTAGTTCACATGGCTACTGCGATTATGAACGATATGCAGACCTTTGAATCTGCGGGGGTATCAGATTACGACTCCTTCTTTGTAGAAGAAAAACCGAGTATCCGGTGA
- a CDS encoding adenosylcobinamide-GDP ribazoletransferase — protein sequence MSGKAHLVEGEHQLALIEGPLTALSLVTIIPVRTNTTFDRITGGRILASLPFVGAIVGLLGLALISTGLLLHLSATLIAVTVVVCWQLFNRFMHLDGLSDVADALGSYAPAKKAQEILADPHLGLIGGASAVLVLFIQIFSLSTLIESQWYLLIVPAAIASRIGALIGCHQKFSPMKPTGFAALMVGTVRSWWIITWILLSIALGYVLLPAVFIWLIFSIIGALVITVCAARHCARRFGGLNGDTNGFLIMLTESVILFFLACCASAVTIAV from the coding sequence GTGAGTGGAAAAGCACACCTAGTTGAAGGCGAACATCAACTAGCACTTATCGAAGGCCCATTAACTGCATTGAGCCTGGTTACTATTATCCCAGTTCGAACTAATACCACCTTTGATCGAATAACCGGTGGACGTATTCTTGCGAGCCTACCTTTTGTTGGCGCCATCGTAGGTTTACTTGGCCTTGCCCTGATTAGCACTGGACTTTTACTACATTTATCAGCAACACTTATTGCAGTTACCGTGGTTGTATGCTGGCAGCTTTTTAATCGTTTTATGCACCTTGATGGGCTCTCCGATGTCGCAGATGCTTTAGGCTCATATGCCCCAGCAAAAAAGGCGCAAGAAATACTAGCCGACCCGCACCTTGGACTAATCGGTGGAGCTAGTGCAGTACTGGTTCTTTTTATCCAAATTTTTTCCCTGAGCACACTCATCGAATCTCAGTGGTATCTGCTTATTGTGCCAGCTGCTATTGCCAGTCGAATCGGTGCCTTAATTGGTTGCCACCAGAAATTCTCCCCTATGAAACCCACCGGTTTTGCAGCTCTTATGGTTGGCACGGTGCGCTCTTGGTGGATAATAACCTGGATATTACTAAGTATCGCCTTAGGGTATGTGCTTCTTCCAGCTGTTTTTATCTGGCTTATATTTTCTATTATTGGTGCACTAGTTATTACTGTATGTGCTGCCCGGCATTGTGCTCGTCGTTTTGGTGGGCTAAACGGCGATACCAATGGTTTTTTAATCATGCTGACTGAATCAGTCATACTATTTTTCTTAGCCTGTTGTGCCAGCGCTGTCACCATAGCAGTTTAA
- a CDS encoding branched-chain amino acid aminotransferase, whose product MASLEFVVEKTTTPTDPEKLAHILANPGFGKYHTDHMVTIDWTLEKGWHDAKLIPRQDLLLDPATSVLHYGQAIFEGIKAYRHADGTIKTFRPQANAQRFQRSAQRLAMPELPTELFIESLRQLVDADQDFVPAAGGEAALYLRPFMIATEATLGVHPSNAYKYVVIASPAGAYFSDGVKPVSVWLSEDYVRAAPGGTGAAKFAGNYAASLLAQAQAAEKGCDQVVWLDAIEHSYIEEMGGMNLFFVFGSGRDAHIVTPKLSGSLLPGITRDSLLQVAQDLGYTVAERLISTSEWEKAATEKTMTESFACGTAAVITPVGLVKSTRGEFTVNDNEAGEITLQLRERLTGIQRGSIEDTHGWMTQLV is encoded by the coding sequence ATGGCTTCCCTAGAATTTGTTGTGGAAAAAACCACAACCCCCACTGATCCTGAAAAGCTTGCGCATATCTTGGCTAATCCTGGTTTCGGCAAGTACCACACCGACCATATGGTCACGATTGATTGGACCCTAGAAAAAGGTTGGCATGACGCCAAACTTATTCCGCGACAAGATCTACTACTTGATCCCGCGACCTCTGTTTTGCATTATGGTCAGGCAATTTTCGAAGGTATTAAGGCATACCGTCACGCCGATGGAACTATCAAGACATTCCGTCCGCAGGCTAATGCTCAGCGGTTTCAGCGTTCCGCACAACGGTTAGCAATGCCAGAATTGCCTACCGAACTCTTTATTGAGTCACTGCGTCAGCTTGTCGATGCTGACCAAGATTTTGTACCAGCAGCAGGAGGCGAAGCAGCGCTATATTTGCGCCCCTTTATGATCGCTACTGAGGCAACCCTGGGGGTACATCCGTCCAATGCCTACAAATATGTAGTTATTGCTTCGCCCGCTGGCGCATATTTCTCTGATGGCGTTAAACCAGTATCAGTGTGGCTTAGTGAAGACTATGTCCGTGCCGCTCCTGGTGGTACTGGTGCAGCTAAGTTTGCTGGCAACTATGCAGCTTCCTTGCTTGCTCAAGCACAAGCCGCCGAGAAGGGCTGTGATCAAGTGGTGTGGTTGGATGCTATTGAACACAGCTACATTGAAGAAATGGGCGGAATGAACTTATTTTTCGTCTTTGGATCTGGTCGTGATGCCCATATTGTTACCCCAAAGCTATCAGGATCTTTACTTCCCGGAATCACCCGTGATTCGTTACTGCAAGTAGCACAAGACCTAGGCTATACCGTGGCGGAACGGTTGATTAGCACTAGTGAGTGGGAAAAAGCCGCTACGGAAAAAACAATGACTGAATCCTTTGCCTGTGGCACGGCAGCGGTAATTACTCCAGTTGGATTGGTGAAATCAACACGAGGTGAATTCACTGTTAATGATAATGAAGCAGGAGAAATCACCTTGCAATTACGCGAAAGATTAACTGGTATCCAGCGCGGCAGTATCGAAGATACCCATGGCTGGATGACACAGTTGGTATAG
- a CDS encoding leucyl aminopeptidase, translating to MSSFSLPATGATTQLVLSTQLPEEYAALVVPVFEGEEGLEFAVPELFDEPTALAIWELLNSVGAQGKANEITRVPAVEGLNCDFVVGVGLGDNENLDSDVLRNATGCAARSLTDIDTVVTTLNTFDLTAAVEGFGLGAYNYTGLKTKPGSQPVKKVIFFAEGETAEKEFAHAQTVVEAVVTARDLVNAPSSHLYPESYAEIMRGLGEAVGVQVDVLDEHALKEQGFGGILAVGMGSARKPRLVRMSWQPDNATQHVALVGKGITFDTGGISLKPGANMDNMISDMGGSAAVVATVVAAAKLNLPIQITATIPLAENMPDGSSYRPGDVITHYGGITSEILNTDAEGRIILSDAIARASEDEPDYLLEVATLTGAQIVALGDRTSGAMGSDDFRDIVARTGMEVGEPAWAMPIPEDIAEAMKSPVADLRNVSHSRSGGMLAAAAYLREFVGDDIQWAHVDIAGPSYNTASPYGFTPKRATGVPVRTFIKVLEALTIQEKA from the coding sequence ATGAGTTCTTTTTCGCTACCGGCCACTGGTGCCACAACCCAACTTGTGCTGTCCACGCAACTGCCTGAAGAATATGCCGCTCTCGTAGTCCCGGTATTCGAAGGCGAAGAGGGTCTTGAGTTCGCTGTTCCTGAGCTTTTCGACGAACCCACTGCCCTAGCAATTTGGGAACTTCTTAATTCTGTCGGTGCCCAAGGTAAAGCCAATGAGATCACCCGGGTTCCAGCTGTCGAAGGATTAAATTGTGATTTTGTGGTGGGCGTAGGGCTAGGAGACAACGAAAACCTTGACTCAGATGTATTGCGCAATGCCACTGGCTGTGCTGCCCGTTCATTAACAGATATCGACACAGTTGTTACCACTTTAAACACCTTTGACCTTACTGCTGCTGTCGAAGGTTTCGGTCTGGGTGCCTATAATTACACCGGGCTCAAAACAAAGCCTGGTTCTCAGCCAGTAAAGAAGGTTATTTTCTTTGCTGAAGGTGAAACCGCGGAAAAAGAGTTCGCTCATGCACAAACCGTCGTTGAGGCAGTAGTAACCGCTCGTGATCTAGTTAATGCTCCTTCTTCTCACCTCTACCCTGAATCTTATGCTGAAATTATGCGTGGTCTCGGCGAAGCTGTAGGCGTGCAGGTTGATGTTCTTGATGAACATGCACTTAAAGAACAAGGTTTTGGGGGCATCCTTGCTGTGGGAATGGGCTCAGCTCGTAAACCACGTTTGGTACGTATGAGCTGGCAGCCAGACAATGCCACCCAGCATGTGGCTTTAGTAGGTAAAGGAATTACTTTCGATACCGGCGGTATTTCACTAAAGCCAGGGGCGAATATGGATAATATGATCTCCGATATGGGTGGTTCGGCCGCGGTAGTAGCGACCGTAGTTGCAGCTGCTAAGCTCAATCTGCCAATACAGATCACTGCTACCATCCCGCTAGCGGAAAATATGCCCGATGGCAGTTCATACCGTCCTGGCGATGTTATTACTCACTATGGTGGTATCACCTCAGAGATCCTTAACACAGATGCTGAGGGACGCATTATTCTTTCTGATGCTATTGCTCGTGCAAGTGAAGATGAACCGGATTATCTACTAGAGGTAGCTACCCTAACTGGCGCTCAGATTGTGGCGCTAGGAGATCGCACCTCAGGGGCTATGGGATCCGATGATTTCCGCGATATAGTTGCCCGCACCGGCATGGAAGTAGGCGAACCAGCCTGGGCGATGCCAATCCCCGAAGATATTGCTGAGGCTATGAAATCCCCGGTTGCTGATCTGCGCAATGTTTCTCACTCCCGCTCCGGTGGAATGCTAGCTGCTGCGGCCTATTTACGTGAATTTGTTGGTGACGATATCCAGTGGGCACATGTCGATATTGCCGGTCCTTCTTATAACACCGCTAGCCCTTATGGTTTTACTCCTAAGCGTGCTACTGGTGTGCCAGTACGTACCTTTATTAAGGTGCTAGAAGCCCTTACTATTCAAGAAAAAGCTTAA
- the sucB gene encoding 2-oxoglutarate dehydrogenase, E2 component, dihydrolipoamide succinyltransferase — protein MAHSVVMPELGESVTEGTITQWLKSVGDTVEVDESLLEVSTDKVDTEVPSPVAGVLLEIKFEEDDTVDVGAVIAIIGEPGEESSSSAAASAPEPEKEEAPQTAPAASQTSGSATDVVMPELGESVTEGTITQWLKSVGDTVEVDESLLEVSTDKVDTEVPSPVAGTILEILAQEDDTVDVGAVIAIIGEPGEESSSSAAASAPEPEKEEAPQTAPAASQTSGSAQAATAAQEEKKPAINTGNVPYVTPLVRKLANKHGVDLSTVTGTGVGGRIRKQDVLAAAEQGSAAASAAPATPAPAAQAPVAQGARANWSTKRVDPAKAELIGTTKKVNRIREITAKKMVEALQISAQLTHLQEVDMTKIAELRKANKPAFQQKYGVNLTFLPFFVKAAVEALVSHPNVNASYNAETKEMTYHADVNVAIAVDTERGLLTPVIHKAQEMTLPELAQAITELADRARNNKLKPQDLSGATFTITNIGSEGALSDTPILVPPQAGILGTAAIQKRPVVISDGGTDAIAIRQMCYLPFSYDHQIVDGADAGRFTATIKDRLETGNFESDLGL, from the coding sequence ATGGCACACTCCGTTGTCATGCCCGAGCTGGGCGAATCCGTAACTGAAGGCACAATTACTCAGTGGCTCAAGTCCGTCGGCGACACCGTCGAAGTTGATGAATCCCTGCTTGAGGTTTCCACCGACAAGGTCGACACCGAGGTTCCATCACCAGTAGCCGGTGTCTTACTAGAAATTAAATTTGAAGAAGATGACACCGTCGATGTCGGCGCAGTTATCGCTATCATCGGTGAGCCAGGCGAGGAATCTTCTTCTTCCGCTGCTGCTAGTGCTCCTGAACCAGAAAAAGAAGAAGCACCACAAACGGCACCTGCTGCTTCCCAAACTTCCGGTTCTGCTACCGACGTCGTGATGCCAGAACTAGGCGAATCCGTAACTGAAGGCACAATTACTCAGTGGCTCAAGTCCGTCGGCGACACCGTCGAAGTTGATGAATCCCTGCTTGAGGTTTCCACCGACAAGGTCGACACCGAGGTTCCATCACCAGTAGCCGGAACCATCCTTGAAATCCTCGCCCAAGAAGATGACACCGTCGATGTCGGCGCAGTTATCGCTATCATCGGTGAGCCAGGCGAGGAATCTTCTTCTTCCGCTGCTGCTAGTGCTCCTGAACCAGAAAAAGAAGAAGCACCACAAACGGCACCTGCTGCTTCCCAAACTTCCGGTTCTGCCCAGGCTGCTACAGCTGCTCAAGAAGAAAAGAAGCCTGCCATTAACACTGGTAATGTTCCTTATGTCACTCCACTAGTACGCAAGCTAGCCAATAAGCACGGCGTTGACCTTTCCACGGTAACAGGTACCGGCGTTGGTGGGCGTATCCGTAAACAAGATGTGCTTGCTGCTGCCGAGCAGGGTTCTGCCGCTGCTAGCGCTGCCCCAGCCACCCCAGCTCCTGCTGCACAGGCTCCTGTTGCACAGGGTGCACGTGCAAACTGGTCGACCAAGCGTGTTGATCCTGCTAAGGCAGAATTAATCGGTACCACAAAGAAGGTTAACCGTATCCGTGAGATCACAGCTAAGAAGATGGTTGAAGCATTGCAGATCTCTGCGCAGCTCACCCACCTCCAAGAGGTTGATATGACTAAGATTGCTGAGCTGCGCAAGGCTAACAAGCCTGCCTTCCAGCAGAAGTATGGTGTCAACCTTACTTTCTTGCCTTTCTTTGTTAAGGCTGCCGTCGAAGCGCTGGTCTCCCATCCAAATGTCAACGCATCTTATAATGCTGAGACCAAGGAAATGACCTACCACGCAGACGTCAATGTTGCTATTGCCGTTGATACCGAGCGTGGCTTGCTTACCCCGGTTATTCACAAAGCACAGGAAATGACTTTGCCAGAATTGGCTCAGGCTATTACTGAGCTTGCTGATCGCGCACGCAACAATAAGCTCAAGCCACAGGATCTCTCTGGTGCAACCTTTACCATCACCAATATTGGTTCTGAGGGAGCTTTGTCTGATACTCCAATCCTGGTTCCACCACAGGCTGGCATCTTGGGCACAGCTGCAATCCAAAAACGCCCAGTGGTCATTTCCGATGGCGGAACGGACGCTATTGCTATCCGACAAATGTGCTATCTGCCATTCTCTTATGATCACCAGATTGTTGATGGTGCAGATGCTGGTCGTTTCACCGCAACTATCAAGGATCGTCTAGAAACTGGTAACTTCGAGTCTGATCTCGGCCTCTAA
- the gcvP gene encoding aminomethyl-transferring glycine dehydrogenase, which produces MSPSSVSTPYVHRHIGPNQNEREAMCTSIGYPNIAALVDAAVPDAIRAKDLPTIAPALSEEQAHAQLRHYADKNIVLKAFYGQGFYDTITPPVIRRNVVEDPGWYTAYTPYQPEISQGRLEALLNFQTMVSEITGLPIANASLLDEASAVAEAIGLMSRTNKKGRRVILDTRLHPQVLNVASERARAIDVEVEIADISSGLVGEDLIGVVLAYPGTEGDVIDLQGVINDIHARGGLATIATDLLALQLLKSPGELGADIAVGSSQRFGVPLFFGGPHAAFMSVTEALKRQLPGRIVGVSKDAAGNPAYRLALQTREQHIRREKATSNICTAQALLAVCASMYAIWHGPAGLRAIAERIHHHAISFAEGIQSAGGTIAHQVFFDTVTVVVPSQAEEIVDKLAKTGYLVRAIGTDKVSVSFGESTTEEDVATLAQAFDAQPAHIKEVLFDELLRTTAALHHPIFSSVHSETQMLRYLRLLKDKDLALDRSMIPLGSCTMKLNPTAGMEPITWPEFANIHPYAPDSHTVGWRELIKELEGWLVDITGYAQVSLQPNAGSQGELAGLLAIRRYHLSRGDNQRDIVLIPQSAHGTNAASATLAKLRVVVVATASDGSIDLDDLDAKLEKYAAHVAGIMITYPSTHGVYEDTVRTVCDKVHAVGGQVYIDGANLNALAGIARPGHFGGDVSHLNLHKTFAIPHGGGGPGVGPVAVAQHLVPFLPADPVASDATNPLPTSTGVPISSARFGSAGVLPITWAYIAMMGGAGLAEATAQAILNANYLAKNLTDYFPVLYTGANGLVAHECILDLREITATTGVTAADVAKRLIDYGFHAPTLSFPVSGTLMVEPTESEDRAELDRFITAMRSIRAEIDDIATGVVSYEESVLHHAPFTAETIASDQWDYSFTRTQAVYPVSSLRRTKYFPPVRRLDEAYGDRNFACSCPPPEVFDIED; this is translated from the coding sequence ATGTCGCCATCGTCTGTATCCACGCCATATGTTCATCGCCATATCGGTCCTAACCAGAATGAACGGGAGGCGATGTGTACTAGTATTGGTTATCCAAACATTGCCGCGCTTGTTGATGCCGCTGTTCCAGACGCAATTCGCGCCAAGGATCTTCCTACTATTGCTCCCGCGCTTTCCGAAGAACAAGCACATGCACAACTACGCCATTATGCCGATAAAAATATTGTGTTGAAAGCCTTTTATGGTCAAGGTTTCTATGACACAATCACCCCACCGGTTATCCGTCGTAATGTGGTGGAAGATCCCGGCTGGTACACCGCATATACTCCCTATCAACCAGAGATTTCCCAAGGGCGCCTTGAGGCACTGTTGAATTTCCAAACCATGGTGAGTGAAATCACTGGTTTACCCATTGCTAATGCGTCACTTCTTGATGAAGCCTCCGCTGTCGCTGAAGCAATTGGGCTTATGAGTCGGACAAATAAAAAAGGTCGCCGGGTCATTCTCGATACCCGTCTGCACCCGCAAGTACTTAATGTTGCTAGTGAACGCGCACGAGCTATTGATGTTGAGGTGGAAATCGCAGATATTAGCTCCGGTCTTGTCGGTGAAGACCTTATCGGTGTGGTGCTGGCATATCCGGGAACCGAAGGTGATGTTATTGATCTCCAAGGTGTTATCAATGATATTCATGCGCGCGGTGGATTAGCCACGATCGCTACTGATCTGCTTGCCCTTCAGCTGCTTAAATCCCCTGGTGAGTTGGGGGCAGATATTGCGGTCGGTTCTTCTCAACGTTTTGGTGTTCCATTATTTTTTGGCGGCCCACACGCAGCTTTTATGTCGGTGACCGAGGCATTAAAGCGTCAATTACCGGGGCGTATTGTCGGCGTTTCTAAAGATGCTGCCGGTAATCCGGCTTATCGTCTTGCATTACAAACTCGCGAACAACATATTCGTAGAGAAAAGGCCACCAGTAATATTTGTACTGCTCAGGCTCTATTGGCAGTGTGTGCTTCTATGTATGCCATCTGGCATGGTCCAGCTGGGCTACGCGCTATTGCTGAGCGTATCCACCATCACGCAATCAGCTTTGCCGAAGGTATTCAATCAGCTGGTGGCACTATTGCCCACCAGGTCTTCTTTGATACTGTCACTGTGGTTGTTCCTAGTCAGGCAGAAGAAATCGTCGATAAGCTAGCTAAAACTGGGTACCTAGTGCGTGCTATTGGTACCGATAAAGTCAGTGTTTCTTTTGGTGAAAGCACCACTGAAGAAGATGTTGCAACCCTTGCGCAAGCTTTTGACGCACAGCCAGCACACATAAAAGAAGTGCTTTTCGACGAACTTCTTCGCACTACTGCAGCTTTACATCACCCAATTTTTAGCTCTGTGCATTCTGAGACCCAGATGCTGCGCTATCTGCGTTTGCTTAAAGATAAAGATCTAGCTTTGGATCGCAGTATGATTCCGTTGGGTTCATGCACAATGAAGCTCAACCCAACAGCGGGTATGGAGCCAATTACCTGGCCAGAATTTGCCAATATTCACCCCTATGCACCAGATTCTCACACCGTTGGGTGGCGTGAATTAATCAAAGAGTTAGAAGGTTGGCTGGTTGATATTACCGGCTATGCTCAGGTCTCGCTGCAGCCTAATGCTGGCTCCCAGGGTGAATTAGCTGGTTTGCTCGCTATTCGTCGTTATCATCTTTCCCGTGGCGATAATCAACGCGATATTGTTCTTATCCCACAGTCTGCTCATGGAACTAATGCCGCCTCAGCGACTTTAGCAAAATTGCGTGTTGTCGTTGTTGCTACAGCTAGCGACGGTTCCATTGACCTTGATGATCTCGACGCGAAGCTAGAAAAATACGCTGCACATGTTGCTGGCATCATGATTACTTATCCTTCCACCCACGGTGTGTATGAAGATACTGTGCGTACGGTTTGCGATAAAGTCCATGCGGTTGGTGGCCAAGTGTACATTGATGGTGCAAATCTTAATGCGCTGGCTGGTATTGCTCGACCAGGTCATTTTGGCGGCGATGTTTCACACCTTAACCTGCATAAAACTTTCGCTATTCCTCACGGTGGTGGTGGTCCAGGTGTAGGACCAGTAGCAGTTGCCCAACACCTTGTTCCATTTTTGCCTGCTGATCCAGTAGCAAGTGATGCTACTAATCCCCTACCTACCTCTACCGGTGTTCCGATTAGCTCGGCACGTTTTGGTTCTGCTGGTGTATTACCCATCACTTGGGCTTATATCGCGATGATGGGTGGCGCTGGTTTAGCTGAAGCTACCGCGCAAGCCATTCTTAATGCTAATTATCTAGCCAAGAATCTCACTGACTACTTCCCCGTGCTTTATACCGGTGCCAACGGTCTAGTAGCACATGAATGCATTCTCGATCTGCGTGAAATTACCGCTACTACTGGTGTCACTGCTGCCGATGTAGCCAAACGCCTCATTGACTATGGATTCCATGCACCAACACTTTCGTTCCCAGTTTCCGGCACGTTGATGGTTGAGCCCACCGAGAGCGAAGACCGTGCTGAACTTGATCGTTTTATCACTGCTATGCGATCTATTCGCGCAGAAATCGATGACATTGCCACTGGCGTGGTGAGCTATGAGGAATCAGTTCTCCACCACGCACCTTTTACTGCTGAGACTATTGCCTCAGATCAATGGGATTATTCCTTTACCCGTACTCAGGCTGTGTATCCAGTTTCCAGCTTGCGACGAACAAAATATTTCCCACCGGTGCGCCGTCTTGATGAGGCTTATGGTGATCGAAACTTTGCCTGTTCCTGCCCGCCGCCAGAGGTTTTCGATATCGAGGACTAA